The Rhodoflexus caldus genome has a segment encoding these proteins:
- a CDS encoding D-glycero-alpha-D-manno-heptose-1,7-bisphosphate 7-phosphatase, whose translation MFHPTQSALFLDRDGVINRRIVGDYVKKIDEFVLLPDVAEVLARLRPLFARIIVVTNQQGIGKGLMTEADLAAIHALMLQQLPMIDRVYHCPALAADNHPDRKPAIGMALRAARDFPEISLADSLMIGDTEGDIRFGKNAGMRTLLFGNEKLPTDLRPDFFAADWQQVAALFANALKK comes from the coding sequence ATGTTCCACCCAACCCAAAGTGCCCTTTTTCTCGACCGCGACGGTGTCATCAACCGCCGCATTGTGGGCGATTATGTCAAAAAGATTGACGAATTTGTCTTGTTGCCCGATGTGGCAGAGGTGCTTGCGCGGTTGCGTCCCTTGTTTGCCCGCATCATAGTTGTTACCAATCAGCAAGGGATTGGCAAAGGGCTGATGACCGAAGCGGATTTGGCAGCCATACATGCCCTGATGTTGCAACAACTGCCGATGATAGACCGTGTTTATCATTGCCCGGCATTGGCTGCCGACAATCACCCCGACCGCAAACCTGCCATAGGAATGGCACTGCGCGCTGCACGCGATTTCCCCGAAATCTCTCTGGCCGATTCGTTGATGATAGGAGATACCGAAGGCGATATTCGTTTCGGTAAAAATGCGGGTATGCGCACCCTGTTGTTTGGCAACGAAAAACTGCCCACCGATTTACGACCCGATTTCTTCGCTGCCGACTGGCAACAAGTGGCTGCGCTGTTTGCAAATGCTCTGAAAAAATAG
- a CDS encoding stage II sporulation protein M gives MLREAVFIQRNTARWQKFEQELDAQLGAEKAAANPDALAEMFIQLTDDLAYARTFYPESRTTAYLNQMAGRAHRLLYRNKREDAGRIIRFWKTELPLLFQSVHKQLLLAAVFFGLAVGIGVISSAHDENFCRLILGDAYVNMTLNNIQKNDPMAVYKSMGRADMLMAITFNNVRVSFYAFAGGLMTPVMTLWVLLQNGIMLGAFQYFFYERGLFLTSFLTIWIHGTLEISAIIIAGTAGIVMGSSFLFPGTYPRREAFKIGAKKGLKIIVGLVPVFIAAGFLESYITRLTEMPDWFKVAIILASAAFIAWYFVIYPMQLVKKFGYNSEEEYQESNI, from the coding sequence ATGTTGCGTGAAGCCGTTTTTATTCAGCGAAATACCGCCCGATGGCAAAAATTTGAGCAAGAGTTGGATGCACAGTTAGGTGCGGAAAAAGCCGCGGCTAATCCTGACGCACTTGCCGAAATGTTCATCCAACTGACCGACGATTTGGCGTATGCCCGCACGTTCTATCCCGAAAGCCGCACGACTGCCTATCTGAACCAAATGGCCGGTCGGGCGCACCGCCTGTTGTATCGCAACAAGCGCGAAGATGCAGGCAGAATTATCCGATTTTGGAAAACCGAGTTGCCGCTGTTGTTTCAGAGTGTCCACAAGCAATTGTTGTTGGCTGCCGTTTTTTTTGGACTTGCCGTCGGTATCGGTGTTATTTCATCGGCACATGATGAAAATTTTTGCCGACTGATTTTGGGCGATGCCTACGTAAACATGACGCTGAACAACATCCAAAAGAATGACCCGATGGCTGTTTACAAAAGCATGGGGCGGGCTGATATGTTGATGGCGATAACTTTCAACAATGTGCGGGTATCGTTCTACGCATTTGCGGGCGGGCTGATGACCCCTGTCATGACCCTTTGGGTATTGTTGCAAAACGGCATCATGTTGGGTGCTTTCCAATACTTTTTTTACGAAAGGGGGCTTTTTTTGACCTCTTTTTTAACAATTTGGATACACGGAACGCTTGAAATATCGGCAATCATTATTGCAGGAACGGCCGGTATTGTGATGGGGAGCAGTTTTCTGTTTCCCGGCACCTATCCGCGCCGCGAGGCTTTTAAAATAGGGGCAAAAAAAGGCTTGAAAATTATTGTGGGGCTGGTACCCGTTTTTATTGCGGCAGGCTTTCTGGAAAGCTACATCACCCGCTTAACCGAAATGCCGGATTGGTTCAAAGTAGCAATTATTTTGGCTTCTGCTGCATTTATTGCATGGTATTTTGTGATTTATCCCATGCAATTAGTTAAAAAATTTGGCTACAACAGCGAAGAAGAATATCAGGAAAGCAATATATGA
- a CDS encoding DUF4129 domain-containing protein produces MNRYWFYRLIISGILLTISAAGSYAQKEDDDIWKQLPASQSAYSSDKVSAPIDPKKQDNSKIEVLKFDTAAINDYLADSEFLYDRPQITSESILYRFRRWLRNWLRDLLGDSDGESWTDNLFYALAVIIIAFVIARLMGLQPQLFIRKKGQVPQEFIIGDENIHAIEFEKAIAKAEAKGDFRYAVRLHYLQLLKALADSGMIRWEPQKTNMQYVAEVSQTPFKDDFAALTRSFAYTWYGHFEVTPTVYGTFKEKQQAMLAGVAKQQTVKV; encoded by the coding sequence ATGAATCGCTATTGGTTTTATAGGCTGATAATCAGCGGAATATTACTTACAATTTCCGCTGCGGGCAGTTATGCGCAAAAAGAGGATGATGACATTTGGAAACAATTGCCTGCTTCTCAATCCGCTTATTCTTCCGATAAAGTCAGTGCTCCGATTGACCCGAAAAAGCAGGACAACAGCAAAATAGAGGTGCTGAAATTTGACACTGCCGCCATCAATGACTATCTGGCCGACAGCGAATTTCTTTATGACAGGCCTCAAATTACCTCCGAAAGCATATTGTACCGTTTCAGGCGATGGCTGCGCAATTGGCTCAGAGACTTGCTCGGCGACAGTGATGGGGAGTCATGGACAGATAATCTGTTTTATGCGCTGGCGGTCATCATTATTGCCTTTGTCATAGCGCGCCTGATGGGGCTGCAACCCCAATTGTTCATACGCAAAAAAGGACAAGTGCCTCAGGAGTTTATTATCGGCGATGAAAATATCCATGCGATTGAGTTTGAAAAGGCCATTGCAAAAGCCGAAGCCAAGGGAGATTTCCGCTATGCCGTTCGCTTGCACTACCTCCAATTGCTTAAAGCACTGGCCGACAGTGGTATGATTCGCTGGGAGCCGCAAAAAACCAATATGCAATATGTGGCCGAGGTGTCGCAAACCCCTTTTAAAGACGATTTTGCGGCACTTACCCGTTCCTTTGCCTATACTTGGTACGGCCACTTTGAGGTAACGCCGACGGTTTACGGTACATTTAAGGAAAAACAACAGGCCATGCTTGCCGGTGTAGCTAAACAACAAACGGTTAAAGTATGA
- a CDS encoding DUF4350 domain-containing protein — protein sequence MKGNTRYIVIVLGSFALLLLIEYLTPKPINWSQTYRREDKIPYGNYILYRELPRLLQQPVVENTQTFYERQLVNDTAAANYLLIQDDLNMDSLDVQALLKLVNAGSDVFIAARYVDAKLRDSLQLELYDNYSLDREPLLKELTDSVGLFMVNPQLKSPTPYFLKKGSAPYHFASAKSATILGLNTYRAPVFIKVPYGKGNFWLHSVPLMFTNYYMLYEQHRDYIAAAFSYLPKRKTFWDEHYKSGQIESRSPVRFLLSQPPLAWAWRLLLFTLFVFAVFGIKRRQKAIPIIRSPANTSLEFVKAVGRLYFLNPNHKAMAKRKIRFFMEQLRNRYGITTAGHFPLPPKRATFDDNWLNYISRKAGVEETAVRQLFQQIAWIESTQLEEIADSDLLQLSRLMEDFYKHSAQSVKA from the coding sequence ATGAAAGGAAATACCCGATATATCGTCATTGTGCTCGGAAGTTTCGCTTTGTTGCTGCTGATAGAGTATCTGACACCCAAGCCGATTAATTGGAGTCAGACCTATCGGCGGGAAGATAAAATTCCTTACGGCAATTACATACTTTATAGAGAACTGCCCCGCCTTTTACAACAGCCTGTGGTTGAAAATACGCAGACCTTCTATGAACGCCAATTAGTAAACGACACGGCTGCCGCCAATTACCTGCTCATACAAGACGACCTGAATATGGATTCGCTGGACGTACAGGCATTGCTGAAATTGGTCAATGCGGGGAGTGATGTTTTCATCGCCGCCCGCTATGTAGATGCCAAACTCCGCGACAGTCTGCAATTGGAGCTGTACGACAACTATTCCTTAGACAGGGAACCCTTACTCAAAGAACTGACCGATTCCGTAGGGCTGTTTATGGTAAATCCGCAACTGAAATCCCCGACTCCCTATTTTTTGAAAAAAGGAAGTGCGCCTTATCATTTTGCAAGCGCAAAATCCGCTACCATTTTGGGGCTGAATACCTACCGCGCACCGGTATTTATTAAAGTGCCTTACGGCAAGGGAAATTTTTGGCTGCACAGCGTACCGCTGATGTTTACCAACTACTACATGTTGTATGAACAGCATCGGGACTACATTGCCGCGGCGTTTTCCTATTTGCCCAAGCGAAAAACGTTTTGGGATGAGCACTACAAATCGGGGCAAATTGAGAGTCGCTCTCCGGTGCGTTTTTTATTAAGTCAGCCGCCTTTGGCATGGGCATGGCGACTGCTGCTGTTTACTTTGTTTGTTTTTGCCGTTTTTGGCATTAAGCGCCGTCAAAAGGCTATTCCTATCATTCGTTCGCCCGCCAATACATCGCTGGAATTTGTCAAGGCCGTGGGGCGGCTGTATTTCCTCAATCCCAATCACAAGGCAATGGCCAAGCGCAAAATCCGTTTCTTTATGGAACAATTGCGCAACAGATACGGCATCACAACGGCAGGTCATTTTCCGTTGCCGCCCAAGCGTGCTACATTTGACGACAACTGGCTGAACTACATATCACGCAAGGCAGGAGTAGAGGAAACTGCGGTGCGCCAATTATTTCAGCAAATTGCATGGATAGAATCCACACAATTGGAAGAAATTGCCGACAGCGACTTGCTGCAACTCAGCCGACTAATGGAAGATTTTTACAAACACTCGGCGCAATCCGTTAAAGCGTAG
- a CDS encoding SGNH/GDSL hydrolase family protein, with product MLLPSPSVLNWRSMALLGKVAAHFPKLMRQGNAIRANTVRLPLPQDKPQGSFGNGKHPFKLLAFGESTVAGMGIASYTDTLGGVFAQSFATQNPDLQVDWLSIGKNGLRVGEAISYFREQVPPTRFDLLLIGLGANDIFKFTPVWQWRKQVRALLQTASGYSTRIIWATLPPVGRFPIFNTPDRQLLRQLFDHQRLLLESAIHREEQCSPVPFIYPKVTFELSEDMFVSDGVHPSAKGYRIWVNAMMQYMATL from the coding sequence ATGCTGTTGCCAAGTCCTTCGGTTCTCAATTGGCGCTCTATGGCGCTGTTGGGCAAAGTAGCCGCCCATTTTCCAAAACTGATGCGGCAGGGCAATGCCATCCGTGCCAATACTGTACGCCTGCCCTTGCCGCAAGACAAGCCGCAAGGCAGTTTCGGCAACGGCAAACATCCTTTCAAACTGCTGGCCTTTGGCGAATCTACGGTGGCAGGCATGGGCATTGCGTCTTATACCGATACGCTGGGAGGAGTTTTTGCACAATCTTTTGCCACACAAAACCCTGATTTACAGGTAGATTGGTTATCTATCGGGAAAAACGGCCTGAGAGTGGGCGAGGCAATCTCTTACTTTCGGGAGCAAGTCCCCCCTACCCGGTTTGACCTGTTGCTAATCGGCTTGGGCGCAAACGATATTTTCAAGTTTACGCCTGTTTGGCAATGGCGCAAACAGGTGCGGGCTTTGCTGCAAACAGCATCAGGATACAGCACGCGTATCATCTGGGCAACGCTGCCTCCCGTAGGTCGTTTCCCGATTTTCAATACGCCGGACAGGCAACTGCTGAGGCAACTGTTTGACCATCAGCGGCTTTTGCTTGAAAGTGCCATCCATCGGGAAGAACAATGCTCGCCCGTTCCTTTCATTTATCCCAAAGTAACTTTTGAGCTTTCGGAAGATATGTTCGTATCCGACGGAGTGCATCCGTCTGCAAAAGGTTATCGGATATGGGTCAATGCCATGATGCAATACATGGCTACGCTTTAA
- a CDS encoding APC family permease, which produces MPVSHTRLLKQKHGFGSLPVFFLSLCTLQGALMILWLGHAVGNLGMVAAIGMVAVAHAITIPTAMAFSEIATNQKVEGGGEYFIISRSFGITVGVPIGITLYMAQTILTALYLIAFSRAFQPFFDYLLASPLSIYVYDYRVASIPAFLLLTLLLLRFGSEILIKLLYLAVPLMVFGYGLFLGSPPTHREELLLSDLTQHVEQPLSFFGVLALSFPMFGGMTAGLGFSKKLREPRRSLPRGIIGAAIAGFFTYIIFIFKLHMIASPDELVQNPLVMADNTPFGIEIIIVLGVASLLSAAGSFLMASRTLQALAADRVLPNLAWDRWLSRMNRDDVNNPLPIHAIQATAVLVLIALIYDNMPYMLEAVSVLLCLTFGSICLISFLEHFAADPAYRPVFRTRWYISLTGAVSCVIVMININLRFSLLVLVLMIFTYLLVSRYQHRKQGLSAIFQGVIFQLSRTLQIFLQKVRKEPEAEHWRPSIICISTHSFDRVSGFQFLRWISYKYGFGTYIHLIEGYLSKETHRQSKECYKQLIQISDATHSNVYIDTLVSPSATSAISQVIQLPGISGKENNVIMFEFSKANPEGLENIAANFQLVRATDFDAIVLGSSDRNFGYHSEIDIWITSNDYENATLMILLGYIILGHPEWSNASIKIFAIYPEDELVEQKQNLMELINSGRLPISPSNIELIPQKENVDTKTIINQKSKRADLTIIGVRSEAVKHSGEAVFMGYDGIGDVLFVNTKTMKSLR; this is translated from the coding sequence ATGCCTGTTTCCCACACTCGTTTACTCAAACAAAAACACGGCTTCGGTTCTCTTCCGGTTTTCTTTTTGTCGCTCTGTACGTTGCAGGGCGCCCTGATGATTCTTTGGCTCGGCCATGCGGTCGGCAACCTCGGCATGGTGGCAGCCATTGGCATGGTTGCGGTAGCTCATGCCATCACTATTCCAACGGCAATGGCATTTTCGGAAATTGCCACCAACCAAAAGGTAGAAGGCGGCGGCGAATATTTTATTATTTCGCGCTCATTCGGCATTACGGTAGGTGTGCCTATCGGCATTACGCTTTACATGGCGCAAACTATTTTGACAGCCTTGTATCTGATTGCCTTCTCGCGTGCCTTTCAACCCTTTTTTGACTACCTGCTGGCTTCTCCGCTGAGCATCTACGTGTACGATTACCGCGTGGCAAGCATACCCGCTTTCTTGTTGCTAACCTTGCTGTTGCTGCGCTTTGGCTCAGAAATACTGATTAAACTACTCTATCTGGCAGTGCCGCTGATGGTTTTCGGTTACGGGCTTTTTCTGGGCAGCCCTCCTACACATCGCGAAGAGTTGCTGCTCAGCGATTTGACCCAACACGTAGAGCAGCCGCTGAGTTTCTTTGGCGTACTTGCGCTCAGTTTTCCCATGTTTGGCGGCATGACTGCGGGGCTTGGCTTTTCCAAAAAACTCCGCGAACCGCGTCGCTCGCTGCCGCGCGGCATCATTGGCGCTGCCATTGCAGGTTTTTTTACCTACATCATTTTTATTTTCAAACTGCACATGATTGCCTCGCCGGACGAATTGGTGCAAAACCCGCTGGTGATGGCAGACAATACACCTTTCGGTATTGAAATCATCATTGTGCTGGGTGTGGCAAGTCTGCTGTCGGCGGCAGGCTCTTTTCTGATGGCAAGCCGCACCTTGCAGGCACTCGCAGCCGACCGCGTATTGCCCAATCTGGCATGGGACAGGTGGCTTTCGCGCATGAATCGCGATGACGTAAACAACCCGCTGCCCATCCATGCCATCCAAGCAACGGCTGTGCTGGTGCTGATAGCACTGATTTACGACAACATGCCTTACATGCTGGAAGCGGTATCGGTATTGCTTTGCCTCACTTTCGGCTCTATCTGCCTTATTTCATTTCTGGAACATTTTGCAGCCGACCCTGCCTATCGGCCTGTATTCCGCACCCGCTGGTATATTTCGCTAACAGGTGCGGTGTCCTGCGTAATCGTTATGATTAACATCAATCTCCGATTTTCGCTGCTGGTGCTGGTGCTGATGATTTTCACCTACTTGCTGGTGAGCCGCTATCAGCATCGCAAACAGGGCTTATCGGCTATTTTTCAGGGGGTTATCTTCCAATTGAGCCGCACACTGCAAATTTTTCTGCAAAAAGTGCGCAAAGAGCCCGAAGCAGAACATTGGCGACCTTCCATTATCTGTATTTCAACCCACTCTTTTGACCGCGTATCGGGCTTTCAGTTTCTGCGCTGGATTTCCTACAAATACGGTTTCGGCACTTATATCCACCTGATTGAAGGGTATTTGTCCAAAGAAACGCACCGACAGTCTAAGGAATGCTACAAGCAACTGATTCAAATTTCGGATGCTACGCACAGCAATGTGTACATAGATACGCTGGTGAGCCCTTCGGCAACTTCGGCCATTTCGCAAGTTATTCAGTTGCCGGGTATTTCGGGCAAAGAAAATAACGTTATCATGTTTGAGTTTTCCAAAGCGAACCCCGAGGGTTTGGAAAACATCGCCGCCAACTTCCAATTGGTACGTGCCACCGACTTTGATGCCATCGTGCTGGGCAGTTCCGACCGCAACTTTGGCTATCACAGCGAAATAGACATTTGGATTACTTCCAACGACTACGAAAACGCCACACTGATGATTTTGCTTGGCTATATCATTCTGGGACATCCCGAGTGGAGCAATGCCAGCATCAAGATTTTTGCCATTTACCCCGAAGATGAGTTGGTAGAACAAAAACAAAACCTGATGGAGTTGATTAACTCCGGAAGGCTGCCCATTTCCCCTTCCAACATAGAGTTGATACCGCAAAAAGAAAACGTGGATACCAAAACCATCATCAACCAAAAGTCCAAACGTGCCGACCTGACCATTATCGGTGTGCGCTCCGAAGCGGTTAAACACAGCGGCGAGGCCGTTTTTATGGGTTATGACGGCATCGGCGACGTACTTTTCGTGAATACCAAAACCATGAAATCGCTGCGCTGA
- a CDS encoding DUF58 domain-containing protein — protein sequence MPIDLGIVKQYGNLELLAKQMVEGFITGLHKSPYHGFSVEFAEHRLYNTGEGTRHIDWKVFAKTDRLYTKRYEEETNLRCQILIDNSSSMYYPEKDWGKIRFSIVAAACLAYMLQRQRDAVGVAAFSDTIEWETPIKSTPTHIHNVFLRLQQMLDQPVPNKKTDAAKIIHQVADKIHRRSLIIIFSDMLENSEHQQELFSALQHLKHNRHEVLLFHTIDKKTEDAFEFADRPYIFVDLESGERVKLQPSQVREYYREQIARQFQDLKLKCGQYKIDFIEADIAQSIDQILLAYLIKRAKMK from the coding sequence ATGCCCATAGACTTAGGAATAGTTAAACAATACGGCAACTTAGAACTGCTTGCCAAGCAAATGGTAGAGGGTTTTATTACGGGTTTGCACAAATCGCCCTATCATGGTTTTTCGGTAGAGTTTGCCGAACACCGCCTCTACAACACGGGGGAAGGCACTCGGCACATTGACTGGAAAGTATTTGCCAAAACCGACCGCCTTTATACCAAGCGCTACGAAGAAGAAACCAACCTGCGTTGTCAGATTCTGATAGACAATTCTTCTTCCATGTACTATCCCGAAAAGGATTGGGGCAAAATCCGATTCAGCATTGTGGCTGCAGCCTGCCTTGCCTATATGCTCCAACGCCAGCGCGATGCCGTAGGGGTGGCGGCTTTTTCCGATACCATTGAGTGGGAAACCCCCATCAAGTCCACACCTACGCACATTCACAATGTTTTTTTGCGTTTGCAGCAAATGCTCGACCAACCTGTTCCGAACAAAAAGACGGACGCAGCAAAAATTATTCACCAAGTAGCGGATAAAATACATCGCCGTTCGCTAATCATCATTTTCAGCGATATGTTGGAAAATTCGGAACATCAACAGGAGTTGTTCTCGGCGCTTCAACATCTGAAACACAACCGACATGAGGTGCTGCTGTTCCATACCATCGACAAAAAAACGGAAGACGCATTTGAATTTGCCGACCGTCCTTACATTTTTGTTGATTTGGAAAGCGGAGAGCGGGTTAAGTTACAACCCTCGCAAGTACGGGAGTATTACAGAGAACAAATTGCGCGGCAGTTTCAAGACCTGAAACTCAAATGCGGACAGTATAAAATTGACTTTATTGAGGCAGATATTGCCCAATCCATAGACCAGATTTTGCTTGCTTATCTGATTAAGCGCGCCAAAATGAAATAA
- a CDS encoding Ldh family oxidoreductase, with the protein MTEPQYHLFPAERLRAFTIETFLYFGVPLADAELAAEVLAAADLRGIDSHGVARLHTYFDMLQLGRINPKPNIRIVREKISTATVDGDNGLGLVVGPKANEIAMEKAEKAGSGWVSVCNTNHYGIAGYYVLEALKRDMIGWSMTNSTKLVAPLWGAERMLGTNPIAIAFPGLEEPPIVIDLATSAAAYGKIEIARRAGKPVPEGWIIDNQGNMSTNPMDMINGGALLPLGSDREHGGHKGYALSAMVDILCCVLSGANWGPFAPPFALRQEIPARSVGKGIGHFFGAMQIDGFMDVTEFKRQIDDWIRTFRATKPAPGTGGVLIPGDPEREAEAIRSKEGIPLIQAVVDDLLDISRQTGISL; encoded by the coding sequence ATGACAGAACCTCAATATCACCTTTTCCCTGCGGAACGCTTGCGGGCATTCACCATTGAAACCTTTTTGTACTTCGGCGTGCCTTTGGCCGATGCCGAACTGGCCGCCGAGGTGCTGGCCGCTGCCGATTTGCGCGGTATCGATTCGCACGGCGTAGCACGCCTGCACACCTATTTTGATATGCTGCAATTGGGCAGAATTAACCCTAAACCCAACATCCGTATTGTGCGCGAGAAAATCTCTACCGCCACAGTGGACGGCGACAACGGGCTGGGCTTGGTAGTTGGCCCGAAAGCCAATGAAATTGCCATGGAAAAAGCCGAAAAAGCCGGCTCGGGCTGGGTGAGTGTTTGCAATACCAATCACTACGGCATTGCAGGATACTATGTGCTCGAGGCGCTCAAACGCGATATGATTGGCTGGTCTATGACCAACTCTACCAAACTTGTAGCGCCGCTGTGGGGGGCAGAGCGCATGTTGGGCACCAACCCGATTGCAATTGCATTCCCCGGCCTTGAAGAACCCCCCATCGTAATTGACCTTGCCACAAGTGCCGCCGCATACGGGAAAATTGAAATTGCCAGACGTGCAGGCAAACCCGTTCCCGAAGGCTGGATTATTGATAATCAGGGGAATATGAGCACCAACCCCATGGATATGATTAACGGCGGTGCATTGCTGCCACTTGGTTCAGACCGCGAGCACGGCGGCCACAAGGGGTATGCCCTCTCTGCAATGGTGGATATTTTGTGCTGCGTGCTGAGCGGTGCCAACTGGGGGCCTTTTGCTCCGCCCTTTGCCTTGCGTCAGGAAATTCCCGCACGGTCGGTTGGCAAAGGCATCGGCCACTTTTTCGGCGCCATGCAGATTGACGGATTTATGGATGTAACCGAATTTAAACGCCAGATTGACGATTGGATTCGCACCTTCCGCGCTACTAAACCTGCCCCCGGTACAGGCGGCGTGCTCATCCCCGGCGACCCCGAGCGCGAAGCAGAAGCCATCCGAAGCAAAGAAGGTATTCCGCTCATTCAGGCAGTGGTAGATGACCTGCTGGATATTTCCCGACAAACGGGTATTTCGTTGTGA